The DNA segment CATGGCACTGCCATCACTGACAGTAACCGGTTTATGCATAAGACGTTCAAAAATCAACTCTGTAAGAACCGATGTGGCAACGGAAATAATAATAACAGTCAGTGCAGGTATTCCAAAAAGATAAACACCCATAACAGAGGCTGGCATCAATGCTGTCAGTACCATAAACATGATAGTCTGTGTGTTTAATCCATCTCTGATATGAGGAGAAGATGATACATGAAGTAATTGGCTCATTTGGATATCTCAACCTTTCCTTTCTTCTGTTCGGCTAGCAGTATTTTTCTCATTGATCGAATGGACTGCGTCAGGTGTCTCTTTGCCGGACATACATAGCTGCAGCATCCGCATTCGCAGCACTCCATGCCATGATACTTCAAAAAACTCTCTTTGTCCTGACGATCGGCATATAAAGCAAGTCTGGTCGGAAGTATTCTTCCCGGACAAACCGAGACACATCTGCCACAGTTAATACATGCAGAAGTTTTTTCATCTGAGACAGTATCTTTTTTAAAGGCCAGCAAAGCGGATGAAGTTTTGATCACAGGCACTTCAAGATTTAGCATGGCGTTTCCCATCATGGGCCCTCCGGCGATGATTTTTTTTGACTCAACGGCAAAGCCACCTACGGCATCTGCAACTTCCTTGTATAACATACCAATTGGAACACATAGATTCTCAGGATTTGTTACTGAATCCCCAGCAATTGTCATAGTCCGTTCCATCACAGGTATTCCATCCAAAACCGCCTCTCCAATGGAAACCATCGTTTCAACATTGTCAACGATACATCCGACATCAGCGGGAAGCATGGATGAATTGATCTTTCTGCCGGTTACGCTATAGATCAGCATTCTTTCAGCACCTTGAGGATATTTTGTCCGTAATACTTTAAGCTCAATCTTATGCTCACTGCACAGGGGTGCGGCTGTCTTGATACAATCTTTCTTATTATCCTCTATACACAGATAGCCCTTTGCCCTGGGAAATAATTTCAGGACAACTAAAAGGCCGCGTATAATTTTTTCCGGCTCTTCTTTTAGTCTCTGGTAGTCTCCGGTCAGATATGGTTCACACTCTGCAGCATTTACAAGTATAGAATCTATTTTTTCAGGATTTGGAGGAGCAAGTTTCACATGAGTAGGAAATCCCGCTCCCCCCATCCCGATGATGCCTGCATCTCGAATCCGATCCAAAATTTCTTCTCTTGTCAAATCTGCAAGTTTTCGACTCTGAAACGGAACTTCTTTCATCAGATGGTCATTGTCAACAACAATACAGTCTGCCATACTTCCAGATGGCATTCTCATTTTCCTGATTCCCAGGACCTCTCCTGAAACAGAAGCATGAACAGCAGCTGATACATTACCATTTGCCAGAGCAATCTTCTGTCCGCGCAGGACGTAATCGTTCTTTTGAACAATCGGCCTGGACGGCACCCCTATATGTTGGGACAGGGAATAAAATAATTTATCCCCTGGTTCTGCCGGAATAGTATTCTGCTCTTTTGTCAGTGACTTCCCATCATACGGATGTACACCTCCTCGAAATGTAGGCAACTTCATCTTTTCTCTCCTCCTTCTTTCCATTGGTGTTCAATATTACTGATTTTTCTTATCCTTTTTGTCATCCTTTTTAAATCGTTTTATAATTCCCAGATGGGGGTATGCTTTTATGTAACGTTTCGTAATACGATCCAGCGCTTTTTGATCTCGCATAAAATTTTCGAGAAAACGGTCAAACTTCTCCAGATATATATCTTTTCGCTCCATCAGAGATTCTTTCAATTCAAGATTGTCCTCAGAAATTCGATCAAGATAATCGGAAAAATATCTCTTTTTATCTTCCACAAATGACTTTATACGGATTGTCGATGCATCCTGATAGAATGCTTCCGTCTTGTTCTTCATATAAGCAGATGCCTCGCCAAGACGAGATTTCTGGAGAAATTCCTGAAATTCATCCCATGTTTTGTCAAGATTGCTGAGTTTTTCTCTGACATGAAATGCAGCAAA comes from the Blautia liquoris genome and includes:
- the rsxC gene encoding electron transport complex subunit RsxC, producing MKLPTFRGGVHPYDGKSLTKEQNTIPAEPGDKLFYSLSQHIGVPSRPIVQKNDYVLRGQKIALANGNVSAAVHASVSGEVLGIRKMRMPSGSMADCIVVDNDHLMKEVPFQSRKLADLTREEILDRIRDAGIIGMGGAGFPTHVKLAPPNPEKIDSILVNAAECEPYLTGDYQRLKEEPEKIIRGLLVVLKLFPRAKGYLCIEDNKKDCIKTAAPLCSEHKIELKVLRTKYPQGAERMLIYSVTGRKINSSMLPADVGCIVDNVETMVSIGEAVLDGIPVMERTMTIAGDSVTNPENLCVPIGMLYKEVADAVGGFAVESKKIIAGGPMMGNAMLNLEVPVIKTSSALLAFKKDTVSDEKTSACINCGRCVSVCPGRILPTRLALYADRQDKESFLKYHGMECCECGCCSYVCPAKRHLTQSIRSMRKILLAEQKKGKVEISK